DNA sequence from the Acidobacteriota bacterium genome:
CGAACCAGATTTCGCCGGTGTGATAGCGCTCTTTGTGGAAGACCTCGCGGGTGTCCCAGTTGGCCTTTTCGCGGGGCAGGAACTGGCCCCGCTCCAGCACCAGGATACTCTTGCCGCTGGGCGCCAGCTTGTGCAACAAGGTTCCGCCTCCGGCCCCCGTACCGATGATGATGATGTCGTAGTGCTTGCTGGACATGGCCAATGGGTCTCCTTCACATGGATGATGGCGTGGAAGCGGATTTGCCGGTTTTGGGAAAATCGCACTTGAAAATGCAGCGGAAACGGTTGATGTGGTGGAGCCTGGCGCACAGAACCGGATGGCTGTCGGCCATGGTCCACTGGTAGAAGACGGCGGCGCCCAGCATTCCCAGCGGAGGAGCCAGCAGGTAGATCCAGAAGTGCGTCCAGATTCCGGAAGGAAGGGCTGAGGCCAGGCTGCGGGCGGGGTTGATGCTCATTCCCGATAGAGGGGCTTCCAGAAAGATGAAGCTGCCTACGAGCAGGCCGGCAACCAGGCCGGTGTAGCGATTGAGCCGAGGGCGGTTGCTGACCATCAGAATGAAAAAGAAAAGCGTGGCCGACATGAGGACCTCGGCAAGGAAGGCCTCCATGGCCCTCGCGCCGGCGGGTACCGTGGCCACGAAATTGACATGCGGATCCGCGATCCACCCTCCCAGAAGAACCTGAGCCAAAAGTACACCCGCCACTCCTCCCAGCGACTGGAAGAGTACGTAGGCTACGGCATCGGCGGTCCCGACCTTTCCCAGCCTCCAAAAGGCGATGGTCACGGCGGGATTGATGTGGGCGCCTGACCGCTTGCCCAAAGGCGAATAGATAATGGCTATCGCGGTCAGGCCCATGGCCGCTCCCATCAGCGCCCGGCGCACTTCGCCGTTCTCCAGCGACTGGCGCAGGACCGACTCGGGAAACTCCAACCAAGCCGCAAAAACCGAGGCGGAAAGCATGAACAGCCCCAGCCCGGCCGCTTCCATCAGGTAGAGCGGCCAGTGAGATTTCCACTGTTTCAGCATGAAGCGGGTCGTCCTTAGCCGCCGGTGGCGAATCCGGGATAGAGGGTCATGCCTCCGTCGATAATTAAACTGGAACCGGTTACATAGTCCGATTGGTCGGAGGCCAGCCACACTGCCGCCCGGCCGATGTCGTCGACTTCGCCCGTGCGTCGGTATGGAATCAGCGTCAGCAGGGCCGCTTCAGCCTCGGGGGTTTCCCAGGCGCTGCGGTTGATGGCCGTCCGAATGGCGCCGGGCGAAATGGAATTGACGCGGATGCGATGTCCGGCCACCTCCTGGGCGATGCTCTTCATCATCAGCATTACGCCGCCTTTGGAGGCCGCGTAATTGACGTGTCCCGCCCAGGGGATGATCTCGTGCACTGAACTAATGCAGATGATCTTGCCGGCCGCGCAGGAGATTTCAGGACGCACTCCGCGCCTCTTGAACTCCCGCACGGCTTCGCGGGCGCACAGAAACTGCCCGGTCAGGTTGACTCCGATGACCCGGTTCCATTGCTCCAGCGTCATCTCGTGGAAGGCTGCGTCCCGCTGCAGTCCCGCATTGTTAACCAGGATGTCGATGGTGCCGAAGCGCTCCATCATCTCGGCGAACATCTCCTCTACCTGGTCTTCCCGCGAGACGTCGGCATGGTGGCTATAGGCTTCGCTGCCGCAGCGTCGGATTTCCTCGACCACCTCCTGCGCGGCCTCCTCGCCCTCGTGATAGTTGACCGCTACGTCGGCACCGGCGTGGCCGAGGGAAATGGCTATGCCGCGTCCAATGCCTGAATTGGCCCCCGTGACGAGCGCCTTCTGTCCCTTGAGGTGCTTGATGATGGGACAGTGGGGCATCACGACTTCGGGCAGACTGTCATCTTGATGTTTTGCCATGACTTCGATCAGCTTCCTTCCGCTGTCTTTCAATCTGAGGTTTCTGGATCCAGGGTTTCCCGATGACCTGATTCTTATTCGGGCGTTCTACCTTTTTTCCGATTCCCGCTTTCGAGGTTGCAGCAGCTTGGCCACCAGACCCGTCCAGCCGGTTTGATGGGAGGCGCCCACGCCCCGTCCGTTGTCTCCATGAAAGTATTCGTGAAAGAGGGGGAGGTCACGGAAATGGGGGTCCCGATGCAGTTTCTCGTGATAGGCCAAGACGGGACGGCGTCCCTCCTCGTCGCGGAGAAAGAGCCGGCCCAGCCGTTTCGAGAGTTCGATGGACACCTGTTCGAGGGAAACGAGGTTTCCCGAACCCGTCGGACACTCCACCTGGAAGCGATCGCCGTAATAATGGTGGAATTTCTGCAGCGACTCGATGATCAGGTAGTTGATGGGAAACCAGATTGGCCCCCGCCAGTTGGAATTGCCCCCGAAGAGCCCCGTGGTGGATTCGGCGGGTTGGTAACCGACTGACAGCGGATGCCCGCAGCAATCGAAGACGTAGGGGCGCTCGGCGTGGGCGCGCGAGAGCGAGCGAATGCCATAGGGCGAGAGGAATTCTTGGGGATCCAGCATGCGTTTGAGCAGGGCTTTCATCCGATGCCCTCTCAAGAGGGAAAGCAAACGTCTCCGGCCAAGTCCCGGCTCATCCCATCGGGAAACCAACTGGGCCATATCGGGACGGTTCTCCAAAAACCACTCCAGGCGCCTCCTGAAATCGGGCAGTTTGTCGAGCATGTCGGGTTCCAGCGTCTCCACCGCCAAGAGCGGGATCAACCCCACCAGCGAGCGCACGCGCAGGGTGACGCGCGAGTTGTCGGGCAGATTGAGAATGTCGTAGTAGAACTCGTCCTGCTCGTCCCACAGACCGCCCTGGCTTCCCGCGAAGTTGGTCATAGCCTTGGCGATGTAGAGGAAGTGCTCGAAGAATTTGGTGGCGATGTCTTCGTAGACCGGGTTGTGCAGCGCCAGTTCCAGGGCGATCCGCATCAGGTTGAGGCAGTACATTGCCATCCAACTGGTGCCGTCGGACTGGGAAAGATGACCGCCCGTGGGCAGTTCGGCGCTGCGGTCGAAGACCCCGATGTTGTCCAGCCCCAGGAAACCGCCTTGAAAGATATTGTTGCCGTCGGCGTCTTTGCGGTTGACCCACCAGGTGAAGTTGAGCAGCAGCTTGTGGAAGACCCTTTCCAGGAAGGCCAGATCCCCCTCGTTTCCCCGTCTCTTGCGGTCGATCTGGAAGACCCTCCAGGCAGCCCAGGCGTGCACGGGCGGATTGACGT
Encoded proteins:
- a CDS encoding aquaporin, translating into MLKQWKSHWPLYLMEAAGLGLFMLSASVFAAWLEFPESVLRQSLENGEVRRALMGAAMGLTAIAIIYSPLGKRSGAHINPAVTIAFWRLGKVGTADAVAYVLFQSLGGVAGVLLAQVLLGGWIADPHVNFVATVPAGARAMEAFLAEVLMSATLFFFILMVSNRPRLNRYTGLVAGLLVGSFIFLEAPLSGMSINPARSLASALPSGIWTHFWIYLLAPPLGMLGAAVFYQWTMADSHPVLCARLHHINRFRCIFKCDFPKTGKSASTPSSM
- a CDS encoding SDR family oxidoreductase, which codes for MPHCPIIKHLKGQKALVTGANSGIGRGIAISLGHAGADVAVNYHEGEEAAQEVVEEIRRCGSEAYSHHADVSREDQVEEMFAEMMERFGTIDILVNNAGLQRDAAFHEMTLEQWNRVIGVNLTGQFLCAREAVREFKRRGVRPEISCAAGKIICISSVHEIIPWAGHVNYAASKGGVMLMMKSIAQEVAGHRIRVNSISPGAIRTAINRSAWETPEAEAALLTLIPYRRTGEVDDIGRAAVWLASDQSDYVTGSSLIIDGGMTLYPGFATGG